The following are from one region of the Brassica napus cultivar Da-Ae unplaced genomic scaffold, Da-Ae ScsIHWf_385;HRSCAF=607, whole genome shotgun sequence genome:
- the LOC106414413 gene encoding uncharacterized protein LOC106414413: MCLNRRADPGYESGAWEFVRCVGADLRESELIICPCIDCRNVARHSASVIVDHLVTRGMDLSYKMREDWYHHGEVMSGTDSRSNGSEKRNEILGLYQAAAFVDEEFLRHGDLSEVAEGEDKAEDEFLAKLADAETPLYPSCANHSKLSAIVSLFRIKTQSGWSDRSFDLLLETLPQMLPEDNVLHTSLYEVKRFLRSFDMGYEKIHACVNDCCLFRKEFEKLDKCPKCNASRWKINLRTGDVKKGIPQKVLRYFPIIPRLKRMFRSEDMSKDLRWHFTNKSTDGKSRHPVDSVTWNQMNDRYPSFAAEERNLRLGLSTDGFNPFNMKNVNYSCWPVLLVIYNMSPEKCMKEENIMLSLLIPGPSQPGNNIDVYLEPLIEDLNHLWEKGESTYDAVNHTTFTLRAMLLWTIQDFPAYGNLAGCKVKGKMGCPVCGKNTDSMWLSNCRKHVYMSHRKGLPPTHPYRGKKAWFDGKAEHGKKGRILSGHNISHILRNYKNDFGNVKVIGRKRKINETVGSDSNTDDESSDSEEEEEAVDEEELSRWKKRSIFFKLPYWEDLPVRHNLDVMHVERNVAASLIATLLHCGKSKDGLNARKDLELLGIRKDLHPQPRGKRTYLPPAPWSLSSKEKKVFCKRLSDFRGPDGKVK; this comes from the exons ATGTGTCTAAACCGAAGAGCTGATCCTGGTTATGAGAGTGGTGCGTGGGAATTTGTGAGGTGTGTTGGTGCAGATTTGCGAGAGTCTGAGTTGATCATTTGCCCATGTATTGATTGTCGCAACGTAGCTCGTCACTCAGCCAGTGTTATTGTGGATCATCTAGTAACAAGAGGAATGGATTTGAGTTACAAGATGAGGGAGGATTGGTATCACCATGGAGAAGTAATGTCAGGGACTGACAGTAGAAGCAATGGAAGTGAGAAGAGGAATGAGATTTTAGGGTTATACCAAGCAGCTGCCTTTGTTGATGAAGAGTTTCTTAGGCATGGTGACTTAAGTGAGGTTGCTGAAGGTGAAGATAAGGCAGAAGATGAGTTTCTTGCTAAGCTAGCCGATGCAGAAACACCTCTGTATCCAAGTTGTGCTAACCACAGCAAGCTCTCTGCAATTGTTTCACTCTTTAGGATAAAGACACAGAGTGGTTGGTCTGATAGAAGCTTCGATCTGCTGCTTGAGACTTTGCCACAGAtgctacccgaggataatgtctTGCACACGTCCTTGTACGAAGTGAAGAGGTTTTTGAGATCTTTTGATATGGGTTATGAGAAGATACACGCCTGTGTGAATGACTGCTGTCTATTCAGAAAGGAGTTTGAGAAGCTAGACAAATGTCCGAAATGCAATGCTTCAAGATGGAAGATTAACTTGCGCACAGGTGATGTGAAGAAAGGTATTCCACAGAAAGTTCTAAGGTATTTTCCCATAATCCCACGGCTGAAGAGGATGTTCAGGTCAGAGGACATGTCAAAGGACTTGAGGTGGCATTTTACTAATAAGAGCACTGATGGAAAAAGCAGACATCCGGTTGATTCTGTTACTTGGAATCAAATGAATGACAGATACCCTTCATTTGCCGCTGAAGAAAGAAATCTTCGGCTTGGGCTGTCCACAGATGGGTTCAATCCTTTCAACATGAAGAATGTGAACTACAGCTGTTGGCCTGTTTTGCTTGTCATTTACAACATGTCACCTGAAAAGTGTATGAAGGAGGAGAACATCATGTTGTCGTTGCTGATTCCTGGTCCAAGCCAACCTGGTAACAATATTGATGTGTACTTAGAACCGCTTATAGAGGATCTAAACCACCTGTGGGAAAAAGGAGAGTCAACGTATGATGCAGTCAACCACACCACTTTCACATTAAGAGCTATGCTTCTCTGGACTATTCaggattttccagcatatgggaATCTTGCAGGCTGCAAAGTAAAGGGCAAAATGGGTTGTCCTGTGTGTGGAAAAAACACAGACAGTATGTGGTTGAGTAACTGCAGGAAGCACGTTTATATGTCCCATCGGAAAGGTCTTCCTCCCACACATCCTTATAGAGGAAAGAAAGCATGGTTTGATGGGAAAGCAGAGCATGGGAAAAAGGGTAGAATTCTGAGTGGTCATAACATAAGCCATATACTTAGAAATTACAAGAATGATTTTGGAAATGTGAAAGTAATTGGTAGGAAGAGGAAGATTAATGAGACGGTTGGATCAGACTCCAATACGGATGATGAATCCAGTGAttcagaggaagaggaagaagcagtTGATGAGGAAGAGCTATCTAGATGGAAGAAGCGGTCAATCTTTTTCAAGTTGCCTTATTGGGAA GATCTACCAGTTAGACACAACTTAGACGTTATGCATGTGGAAAGAAATGTTGCTGCAAGCCTTATAGCTACATTGTTGCATTGTGGAAAATCAAAAGACGGTCTTAACGCGAGAAAAGATCTGGAACTGCTGGGTATTAGGAAGGATTTACATCCTCAACCCCGTGGGAAAAGAACATACCTTCCTCCCGCTCCTTGGTCTCTGTCCAGCAAAGAGAAGAAAGTATTCTGCAAGCGGCTATCGGACTTCAGAGGTCCGGATGGTAAAGTCAAGTGA